A single window of Terriglobales bacterium DNA harbors:
- a CDS encoding DNA recombination protein RmuC — MLDIVLAVVAIVVAGAALYMASRRPPADDQTLQAVRNDLSLLRETTDRSIKQITDVFAQQLQGIGSNVQTALAAVNSDVSRSMSDTTRAVNDRIANVQATFGALQKQVGEMTEQARSLAEISKSISSLEHILSAPKLRGGFGEAQLENLLAMVFPREHFEVQYRFEGAGEVADAVIRFPQGMVAIDSKFPLENFRRMAEANNDGDRKSARREFLKDTKKRIDEIATKYIRPADGTLPFALMYVPAENVYYEAIIRDEEGNDLYNYCTQKRVMPVSPNSLYAYLQTIVVGMKSLSVSQRAETILHEIESLHLELVKFTRTYGVLGTHLRNAEKSYDDSQRALDKVQDRLDRLAGAGAEQPELPLEGKHALGAGGN, encoded by the coding sequence ATGCTCGACATCGTGCTGGCCGTGGTCGCGATCGTCGTTGCCGGGGCCGCGCTCTACATGGCGTCGCGCCGGCCGCCCGCCGACGACCAGACGCTGCAGGCGGTCCGCAACGACCTCAGCCTGCTGCGCGAGACCACCGACCGCTCCATCAAGCAGATCACCGACGTCTTCGCGCAGCAGTTGCAGGGGATCGGCTCCAACGTGCAGACCGCGCTGGCGGCCGTAAACTCAGATGTCTCGCGCTCGATGTCCGACACCACCAGGGCGGTGAACGACCGCATCGCCAATGTGCAGGCCACCTTCGGCGCGCTGCAGAAGCAGGTCGGCGAGATGACCGAGCAGGCCCGCAGCCTGGCCGAGATCTCGAAGTCGATCTCATCACTCGAACACATCCTGAGCGCGCCGAAACTACGCGGCGGCTTCGGCGAGGCCCAGCTCGAGAACCTGCTCGCCATGGTCTTCCCCCGCGAGCACTTCGAGGTGCAGTACCGCTTCGAGGGAGCCGGAGAGGTCGCCGACGCCGTGATCAGGTTCCCCCAGGGCATGGTCGCCATCGATTCCAAGTTCCCGCTGGAGAATTTCCGGCGCATGGCAGAAGCGAACAACGACGGCGATCGGAAGAGCGCACGCCGTGAGTTCCTGAAGGACACCAAGAAGCGGATCGACGAGATCGCGACCAAGTACATCCGCCCCGCCGACGGCACGCTGCCCTTCGCGCTCATGTACGTGCCGGCGGAGAACGTCTATTACGAAGCGATCATTCGCGACGAGGAAGGCAACGATCTTTACAACTACTGCACGCAGAAACGGGTGATGCCGGTGTCGCCCAATTCCTTGTACGCGTACCTGCAGACCATTGTCGTCGGGATGAAGAGCCTGTCGGTGAGCCAGCGCGCGGAAACCATCCTGCACGAGATCGAGTCGCTGCACCTCGAGCTCGTCAAGTTCACCCGGACGTACGGAGTCCTGGGCACGCATCTGAGGAATGCAGAAAAGAGCTACGACGACAGCCAGCGCGCGCTCGACAAGGTACAGGACCGACTCGATCGCCTGGCCGGAGCCGGCGCCGAACAGCCGGAGCTGCCGCTGGAAGGGAAGCACGCGCTCGGCGCGGGCGGGAATTGA
- a CDS encoding beta-ketoacyl-[acyl-carrier-protein] synthase family protein — protein MRRVAVTGMGMICALGNDVSECWSALRDGRSAIQRMELVDASLLRFQNAAEVRGFLPTQHFAEDKCVQLDRFTQFALVAAREAIRDAGLGDALTGVSTRRLDPALAEQTAIITGSCTGGQTSEDQQFVELYGKKSGRVHPLTIPRTMANAAASHISMEFGITGPAFTISTACSSANHAIGEAFCMVRDGRAEMAIAGGSEAPFSLGMLKAWEAMRVVAPDTCRPFSKDRQGMILGEGAAMLALEPLEAAKARGAKVHGEIVGFGMSSDAFHLTRPSAEGAARAMRAALEDAGIDPAAIGYINAHGTGTPQNDATESEATHQVFGRAGHLAVSSTKSMHGHALGAAGALEAVATLLALREGFLPPTANYNTPDPQCDLDVVPNHGRSVPLEYALSNSFAFGGLNAVLAFRRSS, from the coding sequence ATGCGGCGCGTCGCGGTCACTGGCATGGGCATGATCTGCGCCCTCGGCAACGACGTTTCCGAGTGCTGGAGCGCGTTGCGCGACGGACGGAGCGCCATCCAGCGCATGGAATTGGTGGACGCTTCCCTCCTCCGCTTCCAGAATGCCGCCGAGGTGCGCGGCTTCCTGCCCACACAGCATTTTGCCGAGGACAAGTGCGTGCAGCTCGACCGCTTCACCCAGTTCGCGCTGGTCGCGGCGCGCGAGGCGATTCGCGACGCCGGGCTTGGAGACGCCCTGACGGGCGTCTCTACCCGAAGGCTTGATCCGGCGCTGGCTGAGCAAACCGCGATCATCACCGGCTCCTGCACCGGCGGACAAACGTCGGAGGACCAGCAATTCGTCGAACTGTACGGCAAGAAGAGCGGACGCGTGCATCCGCTCACCATCCCGCGCACCATGGCCAACGCCGCCGCCAGCCACATCTCGATGGAATTCGGCATCACTGGCCCGGCGTTCACCATCTCAACCGCCTGCTCGTCGGCTAACCATGCCATCGGCGAAGCCTTCTGCATGGTGCGCGACGGCCGCGCCGAGATGGCGATCGCCGGCGGTAGCGAAGCACCCTTCAGCCTGGGCATGTTGAAAGCGTGGGAGGCGATGCGGGTGGTCGCGCCCGACACCTGCCGGCCGTTCTCCAAGGACCGCCAGGGGATGATCCTCGGCGAAGGCGCCGCCATGCTGGCGCTGGAACCGCTGGAGGCGGCGAAAGCCCGCGGCGCGAAGGTGCATGGGGAGATCGTCGGATTCGGCATGTCGTCCGATGCCTTCCACCTCACGCGGCCTTCCGCCGAAGGCGCGGCCCGGGCGATGAGAGCGGCGCTGGAGGATGCGGGCATCGACCCAGCTGCCATCGGATACATCAATGCCCACGGCACCGGCACGCCGCAGAACGATGCTACAGAAAGCGAGGCCACCCACCAGGTCTTCGGCCGCGCGGGCCATCTCGCGGTGAGTTCCACAAAGTCCATGCACGGACACGCGCTGGGCGCTGCGGGAGCGCTGGAAGCGGTGGCGACGTTGCTTGCCCTCCGCGAAGGCTTCCTGCCTCCCACGGCGAACTACAACACGCCCGACCCGCAGTGCGACCTCGACGTCGTCCCCAACCACGGCCGGTCCGTGCCGCTCGAATACGCGCTGTCGAATTCGTTCGCCTTCGGCGGACTGAACGCCGTCCTCGCATTCCGCCGGTCGAGCTAA
- a CDS encoding acyl carrier protein: MRYFQAFCAIYSTMSAMPEPLPDPVTEQVLALVAAIKRLPREQVRADSSFEELGIDSLDATTLLFEVEGAFDISVPDEQARSIRSVRQMIEGVKALLAAAGPR, from the coding sequence ATGCGATACTTTCAGGCCTTCTGCGCCATCTATTCGACTATGAGCGCCATGCCCGAACCGCTCCCCGATCCGGTCACCGAGCAAGTCCTTGCCCTGGTGGCCGCCATCAAGCGTCTGCCGCGTGAGCAGGTGCGGGCCGACAGCTCCTTCGAGGAACTGGGCATCGACTCCCTTGACGCCACTACCCTGTTGTTCGAAGTCGAAGGGGCGTTCGACATCTCCGTCCCCGACGAGCAGGCGCGCTCCATCCGCAGCGTGCGCCAGATGATCGAAGGGGTGAAGGCGCTGCTGGCCGCCGCTGGACCTCGCTGA
- a CDS encoding YifB family Mg chelatase-like AAA ATPase, whose translation MLFKTLSAAVYGIDAHIIDVEVDVSAMAAMQDNFTTVGLPDAAVRESRERVRSALRNCGYEVPPTRITVNLAPADIKKEGSGFDLPMALGILGAYGALTRKEIPDHVFVGELSLDGGVRAIRGALPVAVAARARKIRGLIVPEANAREAAVVSDVDVYPVRSLIDVVNLLNGRNGIQPVKVDPQAVLNESRRFLVDFRDVRGQQTAKRALEVACAGGHNILMIGPPGSGKTMLAKRVPTILPPLTFDEALETTKIHSVAGVLDSGTGLVAVRPFRAPHHTISDAGLIGGGVIPRPGEVSLAHNGVLFLDELPEFPRNVLEVMRQPLEDGTVCIARASMSLTFPARFMLAAAMNPCACGFHNDLTRECHCTPPMIQRYLSKISGPLMDRIDIHIDVPAVKYKELRSGAAPEGSDHIRERVIGARQVQLQRFAGAGERIYCNAQMQSRQIRTFCELSADCERLLERAMQQQGLSARAHDRILKVARTVADLEGTPAIDPKHIAEAIQYRTLDRTYWA comes from the coding sequence ATGCTCTTCAAGACCCTGAGCGCCGCGGTCTATGGCATCGATGCGCACATCATCGATGTCGAGGTGGACGTGTCGGCGATGGCGGCGATGCAGGACAATTTCACCACCGTCGGCCTGCCTGACGCCGCTGTCCGCGAGAGCCGGGAGCGCGTCCGCTCGGCGCTGCGCAATTGCGGATACGAAGTCCCACCCACGCGGATCACGGTGAACCTGGCGCCCGCCGACATCAAGAAAGAAGGCTCGGGCTTCGACCTGCCCATGGCACTCGGCATCCTGGGAGCGTACGGCGCGCTCACCCGCAAGGAGATCCCCGACCACGTCTTCGTCGGGGAGCTTTCGCTCGATGGCGGGGTGCGCGCCATCCGGGGCGCGCTGCCGGTCGCGGTCGCGGCCCGCGCCCGCAAGATCCGCGGTCTCATCGTTCCCGAGGCCAATGCCCGCGAAGCCGCGGTGGTCAGCGACGTCGACGTCTATCCCGTGCGCTCGCTGATCGACGTGGTCAACCTGCTCAACGGGCGGAATGGGATCCAGCCGGTGAAAGTGGACCCACAGGCGGTGCTGAACGAGTCGCGGCGCTTCCTGGTCGACTTCCGCGACGTGCGCGGGCAACAGACCGCGAAGCGCGCCCTGGAGGTCGCCTGCGCCGGCGGCCACAACATCCTGATGATCGGCCCGCCGGGCTCGGGCAAGACCATGCTCGCCAAGCGCGTGCCCACCATCCTGCCGCCCCTGACCTTCGATGAGGCCCTGGAGACCACCAAGATCCACTCCGTCGCCGGGGTACTCGACAGCGGCACGGGGCTGGTGGCAGTGCGGCCGTTCCGCGCGCCCCATCACACCATCTCCGACGCCGGGCTGATCGGCGGCGGCGTCATCCCGCGGCCGGGGGAAGTCTCCCTGGCGCACAACGGCGTGCTCTTCCTCGACGAATTGCCGGAGTTCCCGCGCAACGTGCTTGAGGTAATGCGGCAACCTTTGGAAGATGGGACGGTCTGTATCGCGCGCGCCTCCATGTCGCTGACCTTCCCGGCGCGCTTCATGCTGGCGGCGGCGATGAACCCGTGCGCCTGTGGCTTCCACAATGATTTGACCCGCGAGTGCCATTGCACGCCACCGATGATCCAGCGCTACCTGTCGAAGATCTCGGGACCGCTGATGGACCGCATCGACATCCACATCGACGTCCCGGCAGTGAAGTACAAGGAGCTGCGCAGCGGAGCGGCGCCCGAAGGCTCGGACCACATCCGCGAGCGGGTCATCGGTGCCCGCCAGGTGCAGTTGCAACGCTTCGCCGGAGCCGGGGAGCGGATCTACTGCAACGCCCAGATGCAGTCACGCCAGATCCGTACTTTTTGCGAGTTATCAGCGGACTGCGAGCGCCTGCTGGAGCGGGCGATGCAGCAGCAGGGGCTGAGCGCCCGCGCCCACGACCGCATTTTGAAGGTGGCGCGCACCGTCGCGGATCTGGAGGGCACGCCGGCCATTGATCCCAAGCACATCGCCGAAGCCATCCAGTATCGGACGCTCGACCGCACCTATTGGGCCTAG
- the rho gene encoding transcription termination factor Rho translates to MTIAELKEKNITELTRIARTLDLPGASGLRKQDLIFKILQAQSEKEGHIFAEGVLEILPDGYGFLRSPDYNYLPGPDDIYVSPSQIRKFDLKTGDTVSGQVRPPHEGEKYFALVKIEAVNFESPDEARNKILFDNLTPLYPQERIKLETLKENIGARVMDLLTPLGKGQRALIVSPPRAGKTMILQNIANSITTNHPEVVLIVLLIDERPEEVTDMQRSVKGEVISSTFDEPAARHVQVAEMVIEKAKRLVEHKRDVVILLDSITRLARAYNTIVPPSGKVLSGGVDSNALQRPKRFFGAARNIEEGGSLSIIATALIETGSRMDDVIFEEFKGTGNSEVILDRKLSDKRVFPAIDIQRSGTRKEELIIPKDDLARIWVLRKVLTPLSPVEAMELLIDKLSKTKTNGEFLSNMSSL, encoded by the coding sequence ATGACCATAGCCGAACTGAAAGAAAAGAACATCACGGAGCTGACCCGCATCGCGCGCACCCTCGACCTGCCTGGCGCCAGCGGCCTCCGCAAGCAGGACCTGATCTTCAAGATCCTCCAGGCGCAATCGGAAAAGGAAGGGCACATCTTCGCCGAAGGCGTGCTGGAGATCCTCCCCGACGGATACGGCTTCCTGCGCTCTCCCGACTACAACTACCTGCCCGGTCCGGACGACATCTACGTTTCGCCCTCGCAGATCCGCAAGTTCGACCTCAAGACCGGCGACACGGTCAGCGGCCAGGTGCGCCCGCCGCACGAGGGAGAGAAATATTTCGCGCTGGTGAAGATCGAGGCGGTGAACTTCGAATCACCCGACGAAGCGCGCAACAAGATCCTGTTCGACAACCTGACGCCGCTCTACCCGCAGGAGCGCATCAAGCTGGAGACCCTGAAGGAGAACATCGGCGCCCGGGTCATGGACCTGCTGACGCCGCTGGGCAAGGGGCAGCGCGCCCTGATCGTCAGCCCGCCGCGCGCCGGCAAGACGATGATCCTGCAGAACATCGCCAACTCCATCACCACCAACCACCCTGAGGTCGTGCTCATCGTGCTGCTGATCGACGAGCGCCCGGAAGAAGTCACCGACATGCAGCGCTCGGTCAAGGGCGAGGTCATCAGTTCGACCTTCGACGAGCCCGCAGCGCGTCACGTGCAGGTGGCGGAGATGGTGATCGAGAAGGCCAAGCGCCTGGTAGAGCACAAGCGCGACGTGGTGATCCTGCTGGATTCGATCACGCGCCTGGCACGCGCCTACAACACCATCGTGCCGCCGTCGGGCAAGGTGCTGTCGGGCGGCGTGGATTCCAACGCCCTGCAGCGCCCGAAGCGCTTCTTCGGCGCGGCCCGCAACATCGAGGAAGGGGGTTCGCTGAGCATCATCGCCACCGCCCTGATCGAGACCGGCAGCCGCATGGACGACGTGATCTTCGAAGAATTCAAGGGGACCGGCAACTCGGAGGTGATCCTGGACCGGAAGCTGAGCGACAAGCGCGTGTTCCCGGCCATCGACATCCAGCGCTCGGGCACCCGCAAAGAAGAGCTCATCATCCCCAAGGACGACCTGGCGCGCATCTGGGTGCTGCGCAAGGTGCTGACCCCGCTCTCCCCCGTCGAGGCCATGGAGCTGCTCATCGACAAGCTGAGCAAGACCAAAACCAACGGCGAGTTTCTCAGCAACATGAGTTCCTTGTAG
- a CDS encoding ABC transporter permease, which yields MSGLLDRLSVILRRDILTALRYRAASGTYVAGMLAELAAFYYLARAVGPGFRPDGVDYFPFLLLGTGLYGFFVAGVASFVNSIHEAQLTGTMEVLMTTSTPEPELVFLTAASAFFTRTLHLAFYLVVGVVVFRVELAHPNIAGALAVFVLSMAIAVAAGIAIAAVQVALQRGAGMVWLLGSLLWLLTGATFPVSALPSPLRQVGELIPITHSLDGLRLALLHDADWGTLARPLAVLAVYTLVLLPLSVWLFGRALRYARREGSLSYY from the coding sequence ATGAGCGGGCTCCTCGACAGACTTTCCGTCATCCTCCGCCGCGACATCCTGACCGCGCTGCGCTACCGCGCCGCTTCCGGAACGTACGTTGCCGGCATGCTGGCGGAACTCGCGGCCTTCTACTATCTGGCCCGCGCCGTCGGCCCCGGCTTCCGGCCGGACGGCGTGGACTATTTCCCCTTCCTGCTGCTGGGGACCGGCCTTTACGGATTCTTCGTGGCCGGGGTCGCCTCCTTCGTCAACAGCATCCATGAAGCCCAGCTGACCGGGACGATGGAAGTCCTGATGACCACCTCCACGCCGGAGCCGGAACTGGTGTTCCTGACCGCCGCATCGGCCTTCTTTACCCGCACCTTGCACCTGGCGTTCTACCTGGTGGTCGGGGTGGTCGTATTTCGCGTGGAACTGGCCCACCCGAACATCGCGGGCGCGTTGGCCGTCTTCGTCCTCTCGATGGCCATCGCCGTAGCGGCCGGCATCGCCATTGCGGCTGTACAAGTCGCCCTCCAGCGAGGCGCCGGAATGGTGTGGCTGCTCGGCTCGCTGCTCTGGTTGCTCACGGGGGCCACCTTCCCGGTCTCGGCGCTGCCCTCACCCCTGCGCCAGGTGGGGGAACTCATCCCCATCACTCATTCCCTCGACGGCCTGCGCCTGGCGCTCCTCCACGATGCTGATTGGGGGACACTAGCCCGGCCCCTGGCCGTCCTGGCGGTCTACACCCTCGTCCTTTTGCCGCTTAGCGTCTGGCTGTTCGGACGTGCCCTGCGCTATGCCCGTCGCGAGGGCAGTCTTTCCTATTACTAA
- a CDS encoding ABC transporter ATP-binding protein, whose protein sequence is MLSATAVLSSMDTVTLESVSKFFRHRPALWNWLGAERRGVTRALSRISLRAAEGDVLVILGPNGSGKTTLLKLVSTMLLPDEGRVLVCDADTADDARRARRSVGFAVASERSFFPRLTARENLDFFAALEQVSREERPATIQQALEASLLAEVGDTLVMKFSSGMYQRLGIARALLKRPAVLLLDEPTRSLDPGGTWRLWQLLRRTSELGTTILLATHNFEEAATIGQHVVVLRHGEVAAERRVGHQTSIEDLRSFYFREIEPEGAEVPGEVG, encoded by the coding sequence ATGCTGTCGGCAACCGCGGTTCTCTCTTCCATGGACACAGTCACCCTGGAATCCGTGAGCAAGTTCTTCCGCCACCGGCCTGCCTTGTGGAACTGGTTGGGCGCGGAGCGGCGCGGCGTGACCCGCGCCTTGTCACGGATCTCCCTGCGCGCGGCCGAAGGCGACGTGCTGGTGATCCTGGGGCCGAATGGCAGCGGCAAGACCACACTGCTCAAGCTGGTCTCCACCATGCTGCTGCCCGACGAAGGGCGCGTCCTGGTCTGCGATGCCGACACCGCAGACGACGCCCGCCGCGCCCGCCGCTCCGTGGGCTTCGCCGTGGCCTCCGAGCGCTCCTTCTTTCCCCGGCTGACCGCCCGCGAGAATCTCGATTTCTTCGCCGCGCTGGAGCAGGTCTCGCGCGAAGAGCGCCCGGCGACCATCCAGCAAGCCCTCGAGGCCTCCCTGCTCGCCGAGGTCGGCGACACCCTGGTGATGAAATTCTCCAGCGGCATGTACCAGCGCTTGGGGATCGCGCGCGCTCTCCTGAAGCGGCCCGCGGTGCTCCTGCTCGACGAGCCGACGCGCAGCCTCGACCCCGGCGGCACCTGGCGCCTGTGGCAGCTCCTGCGCCGCACCTCTGAGCTCGGCACCACCATCCTGCTCGCCACCCACAATTTCGAGGAAGCAGCGACCATCGGACAGCACGTCGTCGTGCTGCGCCACGGGGAAGTGGCCGCCGAGCGTCGCGTCGGCCACCAGACCTCGATCGAGGACTTGCGTTCGTTCTATTTCCGCGAGATCGAGCCCGAGGGCGCCGAAGTCCCGGGGGAGGTTGGATGA
- a CDS encoding glycosyltransferase family 2 protein, with protein sequence MTPLFTIGLPVYNAGPFLEDALRSIFAQTFSDWELIAVDDGSRDGSVEVLRQLKDPRVRVLVDGEHRGLGARLNQIVLQAAGRYIARMDADDMMHPERLVRQFAFLDDHPEVDVAGCGLISFDAHCRPTSARRLPAGHAEIIADPLTGFRIAHASTVGRTDWWREHPYNERNRGCEDWELWFGSRGDSRFANLADPLYFYREEQAFSFGGYARDKAELAALLWSDRAELGTLNAAAAATAHWVRIGVYGLAHVIGLEQRLVRRRGEPVTDAEAAVFHQALERIRATELPLTGR encoded by the coding sequence GTGACTCCCCTGTTCACCATCGGCTTGCCCGTCTATAACGCGGGGCCATTCCTAGAAGATGCGTTGCGAAGCATCTTTGCGCAGACCTTCTCTGATTGGGAATTGATTGCCGTAGATGATGGCTCGCGAGACGGCAGCGTCGAGGTGTTGCGCCAGCTGAAAGATCCACGAGTGCGGGTGCTGGTGGATGGCGAGCACCGCGGGCTGGGGGCGCGTCTGAATCAGATCGTCTTACAGGCGGCGGGCCGGTACATCGCCCGCATGGACGCGGACGACATGATGCACCCCGAGCGCCTGGTCCGCCAGTTCGCGTTCCTGGATGACCATCCCGAGGTGGACGTCGCCGGGTGCGGGCTGATCAGCTTCGACGCGCACTGCCGGCCGACCAGTGCGCGCCGCCTGCCGGCCGGTCACGCCGAAATCATCGCTGATCCCCTCACCGGGTTCCGCATCGCCCACGCCTCGACCGTCGGCCGGACCGACTGGTGGAGAGAGCATCCGTATAACGAGCGCAATCGCGGCTGCGAGGATTGGGAACTGTGGTTCGGCAGCCGGGGTGACAGCCGCTTTGCCAATCTTGCCGACCCGCTCTACTTCTACCGCGAGGAGCAGGCGTTCTCCTTCGGCGGGTACGCACGCGACAAGGCTGAACTTGCCGCCTTGTTGTGGAGCGATCGTGCAGAGCTAGGTACATTGAATGCGGCTGCGGCGGCCACGGCACACTGGGTGCGGATCGGCGTCTACGGCTTGGCACATGTCATTGGCTTGGAGCAGAGACTGGTACGGAGAAGGGGAGAACCAGTCACCGACGCCGAGGCCGCCGTCTTTCACCAAGCTCTCGAGCGCATCCGCGCCACAGAGCTTCCGCTGACGGGCCGCTAA
- a CDS encoding AI-2E family transporter — translation MAESHHRSDILFAFGVALLLCFAYLERDVLLLTYVSALFAVVLSPMIEGIRRIRIGGWHPGRGLAIFILLIGVLALLALAFAFMLPPIVRDARSLIAEWPTRAAQITERIQRLPLAGHLDVQTLQQTLAGAVGGVLGLFKKVTGGLLTFFSGVILTAYFILDGERAFHWVMSLFPAGRRARLQSTLIRAQGRVRHWLVGQAALMLILGVLSTITFAALQIKYSSALGFLAGLLNIVPIVGPLVSVVLAALVAGLDSWPKLLGVLVFYAVYQQIENAYLTPRIMRASVDLPALAVIIALSVGGALAGILGALVAVPTAAWVAVLVEEYIVDRNAGNPAPSQQ, via the coding sequence ATGGCAGAGTCCCATCATCGCTCCGACATCCTCTTTGCCTTCGGCGTCGCTCTCCTGCTGTGCTTCGCTTACCTGGAACGAGACGTCTTGCTGCTCACCTACGTGAGCGCCCTCTTTGCGGTCGTGCTCTCGCCCATGATCGAAGGCATCCGCAGGATCCGTATCGGCGGCTGGCACCCGGGACGCGGGCTGGCCATCTTCATCCTCCTCATCGGCGTGCTGGCCCTGCTCGCACTGGCCTTCGCCTTCATGCTGCCGCCCATCGTGCGCGACGCTCGGTCCCTCATCGCCGAGTGGCCCACCCGTGCGGCTCAGATCACCGAGAGGATCCAGCGACTGCCGCTGGCTGGGCACCTTGACGTGCAGACCCTGCAGCAGACCCTGGCGGGCGCGGTGGGGGGCGTGCTCGGCTTGTTCAAGAAGGTCACCGGCGGCCTGCTTACGTTCTTCAGCGGGGTGATCCTGACCGCATACTTCATCCTGGATGGCGAGCGCGCCTTCCACTGGGTGATGTCGCTGTTTCCGGCCGGTCGCCGCGCTCGCCTGCAATCGACCCTGATCCGGGCCCAGGGGCGGGTCCGGCATTGGCTCGTGGGACAGGCGGCGTTGATGCTGATCCTGGGCGTTCTCAGCACCATCACCTTCGCGGCGCTACAGATCAAGTATTCCTCGGCCCTCGGATTCCTGGCTGGGTTGCTGAACATCGTTCCCATCGTAGGTCCGCTGGTGTCGGTGGTCCTGGCGGCGCTGGTGGCAGGACTCGATTCCTGGCCGAAGCTGCTTGGCGTGCTCGTGTTCTACGCCGTGTACCAGCAGATCGAGAATGCCTACCTGACGCCCCGCATCATGCGCGCCAGTGTGGATCTGCCGGCGCTGGCGGTCATCATCGCCTTGAGCGTCGGCGGAGCGCTGGCCGGGATCCTGGGGGCGCTGGTGGCGGTCCCGACCGCCGCCTGGGTCGCAGTGCTGGTGGAGGAATACATTGTGGACCGGAACGCGGGCAACCCTGCGCCGTCGCAGCAATAG
- a CDS encoding shikimate kinase, which yields MASHRAVFLVGFMGAGKTTVGRELAARLGWRFVDLDDRVEARERRSVAEIFRDSGEAAFRKAETVALRELLDELDHERPTVAALGGGAFVQDENAWLLAEAGDPMVFLDAPYEVLHQRCGPQGTSRPLFQDEARFRELYETRRPHYLRAQVRVDTTQHTVAQVAAEIIERLQLGR from the coding sequence ATGGCCAGCCATCGCGCGGTGTTCCTCGTCGGCTTCATGGGCGCCGGCAAGACCACTGTCGGGCGGGAGCTTGCGGCCCGCCTGGGATGGCGGTTCGTGGACTTGGATGACCGCGTCGAGGCCCGGGAGAGGCGGTCGGTGGCCGAGATCTTCCGCGACTCCGGCGAGGCGGCGTTCCGAAAGGCAGAAACCGTGGCTTTGCGCGAACTGCTCGACGAACTCGATCACGAGCGGCCCACTGTGGCCGCCCTCGGGGGCGGGGCATTCGTGCAGGACGAGAACGCCTGGTTGCTGGCGGAGGCGGGCGACCCCATGGTCTTCCTCGATGCCCCTTACGAAGTGCTCCACCAGCGCTGCGGTCCCCAGGGAACCTCGCGTCCGCTCTTCCAGGACGAGGCGCGGTTCCGTGAGCTCTACGAGACCCGCCGGCCCCACTATCTGCGCGCCCAGGTGCGCGTCGACACAACCCAACACACGGTCGCGCAAGTCGCGGCCGAGATCATCGAGCGCTTGCAGCTCGGGAGGTAA